One window of the Ictidomys tridecemlineatus isolate mIctTri1 chromosome 11, mIctTri1.hap1, whole genome shotgun sequence genome contains the following:
- the Celsr2 gene encoding cadherin EGF LAG seven-pass G-type receptor 2 isoform X1 encodes MRTRAASVPLPTPPLPLPLPLPLLLLLLLLLLPLPPLLGDQVGPCRSLGSGGRGSSGACAPVGWLCPASASNLWLYTSRCRDAGIELTGHLVPHHDGLRVWCPESGAHIPLPPAPEGCPWSCRLLGIGGHLSPQGKLTLPQEHPCLKAPQLKCQSCKLAQVPGLRTGEGSPEESMGGRRKRNVNTAPQFQPPSYQATVPENQPAGTSVASLRAIDPDEGEAGRLEYTMDALFDSRSNHFFSLDPITGAVTTAEELDRETKSTHVFRVTAQDHGMPRRSALATLTILVTDTNDHDPVFEQQEYKESLRENLEVGYEVLTVRATDGDAPPNANILYRLLEGPGGSPSEVFEIDPRSGVIRTRGPVDREEVESYKLTVEATDQGRDPGPRSATATVFLSVEDDNDNAPQFSEKRYVVQVREDVTPGAPVLRVTASDRDKGSNALVHYSIMSGNARGQFYLDAQTGALDVVSPLDYETTKEYTLRVRAQDGGRPPLSNVSGLVTVQVLDINDNAPIFVSTPFQATVLESVPLGYLVLHVQAIDADAGDNARLEYRLAGVGHDFPFTINNGTGWISVAAELDREEVDFYSFGVEARDHGIPALTASASVSVTILDVNDNNPTFTQPEYTVRLNEDAAVGTSVVTVSAVDRDAHSVITYQITSGNTRNRFSITSQSGGGLVSLALPLDYKLERQYVLAVTASDGTRQDTAQIVVNVTDANTHRPVFQSSHYTVNVNEDRPAGTTVVLISATDEDTGENARITYFMEDSIPQFRIDADTGAVTTQAELDYEDQVSYTLAITARDNGIPQKSDTTYLEILVNDVNDNAPQFLRDSYQGSVYEDVPPFTSVLQISATDRDSGLNGRVFYTFQGGDDGDGDFIVESTSGIVRTLRRLDRENVAQYILRAYAVDKGMPPARTPMEVTVTVLDVNDNPPVFEQDEFDVFVEENSPIGLAVARVTATDPDEGTNAQIMYQIVEGNIPEVFQLDIFSGELTALVDLDYEDRPEYVLVIQATSAPLVSRATVHVRLLDRNDNPPVLGNFEILFNNYVTNRSSSFPGGAIGRVPAHDPDISDSLTYSFERGNELSLVLLNASTGELRLSRALDNNRPLEAIMSVLVSDGVHSVTAQCALRVTIITDEMLTHSITLRLEDMSPERFLSPLLGLFIQAVAATLATPPDHVVVFNVQRDTDAPGGHILNVSLSVGQPPGPGGGPPFLPSEDLQERLYLNRSLLTAISAQRVLPFDDNICLREPCENYMRCVSVLRFDSSAPFIASSSVLFRPIHPVGGLRCRCPPGFTGDYCETEVDLCYSRPCGPHGRCRSREGGYTCLCREGYTGEHCEVSARSGRCTPGVCKNGGTCVNLLVGGFKCDCPSGDFEKPYCRVTTRSFPARSFITFRGLRQRFHFTLALSFATKERNGLLLYNGRFNEKHDFVALEVIQEQVQLTFSAGESTTTVSPFVPGGVSDGQWHTVQLKYYNKPLLGQTGLPQGPSEQKVAVVSVDGCDTGVALRFGAILGNYSCAAQGTQGGSKKSLDLTGPLLLGGVPDLPESFPVRMRHFVGCMKNLQVDSRHVDMADFIANNGTVPGCPTKKNVCDSNTCHNGGTCVNQWDAFSCECPLGFGGKSCAQEMANPQLFLGNSLVAWHGLSLPISQPWHLSLMFRTRQANGVLLQAVTRGRSTITLQLREGHVVLSVEGTGLQASSLRLEPGRANDGDWHHTQLSLGASGGPGHAILSFDYGQQRAEGNLGPRLHGLHLSNITVGGVPGPASGVARGFRGCLQGVRVSEMPEGASSLDPSRGESINVEPGCSLPDPCDSNPCPANSYCSNDWDSYSCSCDPGYYGDNCTNVCDLNPCEHQSVCTRKPSAPHGYTCECPPNYLGPYCETRIDQPCPRGWWGHPTCGPCNCDVSKGFDPDCNKTSGECHCKENHYRPPGSPTCLLCDCYPTGSLSRVCDPEDGQCPCKPGVIGRQCDRCDNPFAEVTTNGCEVNYDSCPRAIEAGIWWPRTRFGLPAAAPCPKGSFGTAVRHCDEHRGWLPPNLFNCTSVTFSELKGLAERLQRNESGLDSGRSQRLALLLRNATQHTAGYFGSDVKVAYQLATRLLAHESAQRGFGLSATQDVHFTENLLRVGSALLDAANKRHWELIQQTEGGTAWLLQHYEAYASALAQNMRHTYLSPFTIVTPNIVISVVRLDKGNFAGAKLPRYEALRGERPPDLETTVILPESVFREMTSVVRPAGPGEAQEPEELARRQRRHPELSQGEAVASVIIYRTLAGLLPHNYDPDKRSLRVPKRPVINTPVVSISVHDDEELLPRALDKPVTVQFRLLETEERTKPICVFWNHSILVSGTGGWSARGCEVVFRNESHVSCQCNHMTSFAVLMDVSRRENGEILPLKTLTYVALGVTLAALLLTFLFLTLLRALRSNQHGIRRNLTAALGLAQLVFLLGINQADLPFACTVIAILLHFLYLCTFSWALLEALHLYRALTEVRDVNAGPMRFYYMLGWGVPAFITGLAVGLDPEGYGNPDFCWLSIYDTLIWSFAGPVAFAVSMSVFLYILAARASCAAQRQGFEKKGPVSGLQPSFAVLLLLSASWLLALLSVNSDTLLFHYLFAACNCVQGPFIFLSYVVLSKEVRKALKFACSRKPSPDPALTTKSTLTSSYNCPSPYADGRLYQPYGDSAGSLHSASRSGKSQPSYIPFLLREESTLNPGQVPPGMGDPGGLFLEGQDQQHDPDTDSDSDLSLEDDQSGSYASTHSSDSEEEEEEEEEAAFPGEQGWDSLLGPGAERLPLHSTPKDGGPGPGKAPWPGDFGTTAKESSGSGAPEERPRENGDALSRDVSLGSLPGSSAQPHKGILKKKCLPTISEKSSLLRLPLEHGTGSSRGSSASEGSRGGLPPRPPPRQSLQEQLNGVMPIAMSIKAGTVDEDSSGSEFLFFNFLH; translated from the exons GCCACAGTGCCTGAGAACCAGCCAGCGGGAACCTCTGTTGCATCACTCCGTGCCATCGATCCAGATGAGGGAGAGGCAGGTCGGCTGGAGTACACCATGGATGCCCTCTTTGATAGCCGCTCCAACCATTTCTTCTCCTTGGACCCAATCACTGGTGCTGTCACCACAGCAGAGGAGCTGGATCGGGAGACCAAGAGTACCCATGTCTTCAGGGTCACTGCACAGGATCATGGTATGCCTCGAAGGAGTGCCCTGGCTACACTCACCATTTTGGTGACTGACACCAATGACCATGACCCTGTTTTTGAGCAGCAGGAGTACAAGGAGAGCCTCAGGGAGAACCTGGAGGTTGGCTATGAGGTGCTCACTGTCAGGGCCACGGATGGTGATGCTCCCCCCAATGCCAATATTCTGTACCGCCTGCTGGAGGGGCCTGGGGGCAGCCCTTCGGAAGTCTTTGAAATTGACCCTCGATCTGGTGTGATCCGCACCCGTGGCCCAGTGGATCGGGAAGAGGTGGAGTCCTACAAGCTGACAGTGGAAGCAACTGACCAGGGTCGGGACCCAGGTCCACGGAGTGCCACAGCCACTGTTTTTCTGTCTGTGGAGGATGACAATGACAATGCCCCTCAGTTTAGTGAGAAGCGTTATGTGGTCCAGGTGCGAGAGGATGTGACCCCAGGGGCACCAGTACTCCGTGTCACAGCCTCGGACCGGGACAAGGGTAGCAATGCCCTGGTGCACTATAGCATCATGAGTGGCAATGCTCGGGGACAGTTTTATCTGGATGCCCAGACTGGGGCCCTGGATGTGGTGAGTCCTCTTGACTATGAGACAACCAAAGAGTATACTCTACGGGTGCGGGCACAGGATGGGGGTCGGCCCCCACTGTCTAATGTCTCTGGCCTGGTAACAGTGCAAGTCCTGGATATTAATGATAATGCCCCTATCTTTGTCAGCACCCCTTTCCAAGCTACTGTCCTGGAGAGTGTCCCCTTAGGCTACTTGGTTCTCCATGTCCAGGCAATTGATGCTGATGCTGGTGACAATGCCCGCCTGGAGTACCGCCTTGCTGGAGTTGGGCATGACTTCCCTTTCACCATCAACAATGGCACAGGCTGGATCTCTGTGGCTGCTGAACTGGACCGGGAGGAAGTTGATTTCTATAGCTTTGGGGTAGAAGCCCGAGACCATGGCATCCCAGCACTCACTGCCTCAGCCAGTGTCAGTGTAACCATCCTGGACGTCAACGATAACAACCCAACCTTTACCCAGCCAGAGTACACAGTTCGGCTCAATGAGGATGCAGCTGTGGGCACCAGTGTAGTGACTGTGTCAGCTGTGGACCGAGATGCTCATAGTGTCATCACATACCAGATCACCAGCGGTAACACCCGCAACCGCTTCTCCATCACCAGTCAGAGTGGCGGTGGGCTGGTGTCCCTCGCCTTGCCACTGGACTACAAACTTGAGAGGCAGTATGTGTTGGCTGTTACTGCCTCTGATGGCACAAGGCAGGATACAGCACAGATTGTGGTGAATGTCACTGATGCCAACACCCATCGTCCGGTCTTTCAGAGCTCCCACTATACAGTGAATGTTAATGAGGACCGGCCAGCAGGCACCACGGTGGTGCTGATCAGTGCTACAGACGAGGACACAGGTGAGAATGCCCGTATTACCTACTTTATGGAGGACAGCATCCCCCAGTTCCGTATTGATGCAGACACAGGGGCTGTCACCACCCAGGCTGAACTAGACTATGAAGACCAGGTGTCTTATACCTTGGCCATCACTGCTCGGGACAATGGCATTCCCCAGAAGTCTGACACCACCTACCTGGAGATTCTGGTGAATGACGTGAATGACAATGCTCCTCAGTTCCTCCGGGATTCCTATCAGGGCAGTGTCTATGAGGATGTGCCCCCTTTCACCAGTGTCCTGCAGATCTCAGCCACTGATCGTGACTCTGGTCTTAATGGCCGGGTATTCTATACCTTCCAAGGAGgtgatgatggagatggtgaCTTTATTGTAGAGTCCACTTCAGGCATAGTGAGAACACTGCGCAGGCTAGATCGTGAGAATGTGGCCCAGTACATCTTACGAGCATATGCAGTGGACAAGGGGATGCCCCCAGCCCGCACACCCATGGAAGTGACAGTCACTGTGTTAGATGTGAACGACAATCCACCTGTCTTTGAGCAGGATGAGTTTGATGTGTTTGTGGAAGAGAACAGCCCCATTGGGCTGGCCGTGGCCCGTGTCACGGCCACTGACCCTGATGAAGGCACCAATGCACAGATCATGTACCAGATTGTGGAGGGTAACATCCCTGAGGTCTTCCAGTTGGATATTTTTTCTGGGGAGCTGACTGCCCTGGTGGACTTAGACTACGAGGACCGGCCTGAATACGTCCTGGTCATCCAGGCCACATCAGCTCCACTGGTGAGCAGGGCTACTGTCCATGTCCGCCTCCTTGACCGCAATGATAACCCACCAGTGCTGGGCAACTTTGAAATCCTTTTCAACAACTATGTCACCAACCGCTCGAGCAGCTTCCCTGGGGGTGCCATTGGCCGAGTGCCTGCTCATGACCCTGACATCTCGGACAGCCTGACTTACAGCTTTGAGCGGGGAAATGAACTCAGCTTGGTCCTACTCAACGCTTCCACGGGAGAGCTGAGGCTGAGCCGGGCACTGGATAACAACCGGCCTCTGGAGGCCATCATGAGCGTGTTGGTGTCAG ATGGCGTTCACAGCGTGACAGCCCAGTGTGCACTGCGCGTCACCATTATCACAGATGAGATGCTCACACACAGTATCACGTTGCGCCTGGAAGACATGTCGCCCGAGCGCTTCCTGTCACCACTGCTGGGCCTCTTCATTCAAGCGGTGGCCGCCACGTTGGCCACGCCCCCGGACCACGTGGTGGTCTTCAACGTGCAGCGGGACACCGACGCCCCCGGTGGCCACATCCTCAACGTGAGCCTGTCAGTGGGCCAGCCACCGGGACCCGGGGGTGGGCCGCCCTTTCTGCCCTCCGAAGACCTGCAGGAGCGCCTGTACCTCAATCGCAGCCTGCTGACGGCCATCTCGGCGCAGCGCGTGCTGCCCTTCGACGACAACATCTGCCTGCGCGAGCCCTGTGAGAACTACATGCGCTGCGTGTCGGTCCTGCGCTTCGACTCCTCGGCGCCCTTCATCGCCTCCTCCTCCGTGCTCTTTCGGCCCATCCACCCGGTCGGGGGCCTGCGCTGCCGTTGCCCACCAGGCTTCACCGGAGACTACTGTGAGACGGAGGTGGACCTCTGCTACTCGCGCCCCTGCGGTCCCCACGGGCGTTGCCGCAGCCGTGAGGGAGGCTACACCTGCCTCTGCCGTGAGGGCTACACGG GTGAGCACTGTGAGGTGAGTGCCCGCTCAGGCCGTTGCACCCCAGGTGTCTGCAAGAATGGGGGTACCTGTGTCAACCTGCTAGTGGGCGGTTTCAAGTGTGACTGCCCATCTGGGGACTTCGAGAAGCCCTACTGCCGGGTGACCACGCGCAGCTTCCCTGCCCGCTCCTTTATCACCTTCCGTGGCCTGCGCCAGCGCTTCCACTTCACCCTGGCCCTCTC GTTTGCCACTAAGGAGCGCAACGGGCTGCTGTTGTACAATGGGCGCTTCAATGAGAAGCATGACTTTGTGGCCCTTGAGGTGATTCAGGAGCAGGTTCAACTCACCTTCTCTGCAG GAGAGTCGACCACCACCGTGTCACCATTTGTACCTGGAGGGGTCAGTGATGGCCAGTGGCACACGGTGCAGCTGAAGTACTATAATAAG CCACTGTTGGGCCAGACGGGGCTCCCGCAAGGCCCATCTGAACAGAAGGTGGCTGTGGTGTCTGTGGATGGCTGTGATACAGGAGTGGCTCTGCGCTTTGGAGCTATACTGGGCAACTACTCCTGTGCTGCTCAGGGCACCCAGGGTGGCAGCAAGAA GTCTCTGGATCTGACAGGGCCCCTGCTGCTGGGTGGGGTGCCCGACCTGCCTGAGAGCTTCCCTGTCCGAATGCGGCACTTTGTGGGCTGCATGAAGAACTTGCAAGTGGACAGCCGGCACGTAGACATGGCCGACTTCATTGCCAACAATGGCACTGTGCCTG GATGCCCCACCAAGAAGAACGTGTGTGACAGCAACACTTGCCACAATGGGGGCACCTGCGTGAACCAGTGGGATGCGTTCAGCTGCGAGTGTCCCCTGGGCTTCGGGGGCAAGAGCTGTGCCCAGG aaATGGCCAATCCCCAGCTCTTCCTGGGCAACAGCCTTGTGGCCTGGCACGGCCTCTCACTGCCCATCTCTCAGccttggcacctcagtctcatgtTCCGCACACGCCAGGCCAATGGCGTCCTGCTACAGGCTGTCACCAGGGGACGCAGCACCATTACTCTACAG CTTCGAGAGGGCCACGTGGTGTTGAGTGTGGAGGGCACAGGGCTTCAGGCCTCGTCCCTCCGTCTGGAGCCAGGTCGGGCCAATGATGGTGACTGGCACCACACACAGCTGTCACTGGGAGCCAGCGGGGGCCCTGGCCATGCCATCCTGTCCTTCGACTACGGGCAACAGAGGGCAGAGGGAAACCTGGGCCCCCGCCTTCATGGGCTGCACCTGAGCAACATTACAGTCGGGGGAGTCCCTGGGCCTGCCAGTGGTGTGGCCCGAGGCTTCCGGGGCTGTTTGCAG GGTGTGCGGGTAAGTGAGATGCCCGAGGGTGCCAGCAGTCTTGATCCCAGCCGTGGGGAGAGCATCAACGTGGAACCAGGATGTAGCTTGCCAGACCCCTGTGACTCCAACCCGTGTCCTGCTAACAGCTACTGCAGCAATGACTGGGATAGCTATTCCTGCAGCTGTGATCCAG GTTACTATGGTGACAACTGTACTAATGTGTGTGACCTGAACCCTTGTGAGCACCAGTCTGTGTGTACCCGCAAACCTAGTGCTCCCCATGGCTACACCTGTGAATGTCCCCCAAATTACCTTGGGCCATACTGTGAGACCAG GATCGACCAGCCTTGCCCCCGTGGCTGGTGGGGACACCCCACATGTGGCCCATGCAACTGTGACGTCAGCAAAGGCTTTGACCCAGACTGCAACAAGACAAGCGGCGAGTGCCACTGCAAG GAGAATCACTACCGGCCTCCTGGCAGCCCCACCTGCCTCCTGTGTGACTGCTACCCCACGGGCTCTTTGTCTCGAGTCTGTGACCCTGAGGACGGCCAGTGTCCATGCAAACCTGGTGTCATCGGGCGCCAGTGTGATCGCTGTGACAACCCTTTTGCTGAAGTCACTACAAATGGCTGTGAAG TGAATTATGACAGCTGCCCACGGGCTATCGAGGCTGGGATCTGGTGGCCCCGCACCCGTTTTGGGCTGCCCGCTGCTGCCCCATGCCCTAAAGGCTCCTTTG GGACCGCTGTGCGCCACTGTGATGAACACAGGGGCTGGCTGCCCCCAAACCTCTTCAACTGCACGTCAGTCACCTTCTCAGAGTTGAAGGGTCTC GCTGAGCGGCTGCAGCGGAACGAATCAGGCCTGGACTCAGGACGCTCCCAGCGGCTGGCCCTGCTCCTGCGCAATGCTACACAGCACACCGCTGGCTACTTTGGCAGTGATGTCAAAGTGGCCTACCAGCTGGCCACACGGCTGCTGGCTCACGAGAGTGCCCAGAGAGGCTTTGGGCTGTCTGCCACACAGGATGTGCACTTCACTGAG AATCTGCTGCGAGTGGGCAGCGCCCTTCTGGATGCAGCCAACAAGCGGCACTGGGAACTGATACAGCAGACGGAGGGCGGCACCGCCTGGCTGCTCCAGCACTACGAGGCCTACGCCAGCGCCCTGGCCCAGAACATGCGGCACACCTATCTAAGCCCCTTCACCATTGTCACGCCCAACATTG TCATCTCTGTAGTGCGCTTGGACAAGGGGAACTTTGCTGGGGCCAAGCTGCCCCGCTATGAAGCACTGCGAGGAGAGCGGCCCCCAGACCTAGAGACGACAGTCATTCTACCCGAGTCTGTCTTCAGAG AGATGACCTCTGTGGTcaggcctgctggccctggggaggCCCAGGAACCTGAGGAGCTGGCACGGCGGCAGCGGCGGCACCCGGAGCTGAGCCAGGGAGAGGCTGTGGCCAGCGTCATCATCTACCGCACCCTGGCTGGGCTACTGCCCCACAACTACGACCCAGACAAGCGCAGTCTGAG AGTCCCCAAGCGTCCAGTCATCAACACCCCTGTGGTGAGCATCAGCGTCCATGATGATGAGGAGCTCCTGCCTCGAGCCCTGGACAAGCCAGTCACTGTGCAGTTCCGGCTGCTGGAGACTGAGGAGCGGACCAAGCCCATCTGTGTCTTCTGGAACCACTCTATCCT GGTCAGTGGCACGGGTGGCTGGTCAGCCCGAGGCTGTGAGGTTGTCTTCCGCAACGAGAGCCATGTCAGCTGCCAGTGCAACCACATGACGAGCTTCGCTGTGCTCATGGACGTGTCCCGGCGGGAG AATGGAGAGATCCTGCCCCTGAAGACACTGACATATGTGGCCCTAGGGGTCACCTTGGCTGCCCTGCTGCTCACCTTCCTCTTCCTCACCCTTCTTCGCGCCCTGCGCTCCAATCAGCATGGCATCCGACGCAACCTGACAGCCGCCCTGGGCCTGGCTCAGCTGGTCTTCCTCCTGGGAATCAACCAGGCTGACCTGCCT TTTGCTTGCACAGTCATTGCCATCCTGCTGCACTTCCTGTACCTCTGCACCTTTTCCTGGGCTCTGCTGGAGGCCTTGCACCTGTACCGGGCACTCACAGAGGTCCGTGACGTCAATGCCGGCCCCATGCGCTTCTACTACATGCTGGGCTGGGGCGTGCCTGCCTTCATCACAG GCCTAGCTGTGGGCTTGGACCCTGAAGGATATGGAAACCCTGACTTCTGCTGGCTCTCCATCTATGACACGCTCATCTGGAGTTTCGCTGGTCCTGTGGCCTTTGCAGTCTCG ATGAGTGTCTTCCTGTACATCCTGGCAGCCCGGGCCTCCTGTGCTGCCCAGCGGCAGGGCTTCGAGAAGAAAGGCCCTGT CTCTGGCCTGCAGCCTTCCTTTGCTGTCCTCCTGCTGCTGAGTGCCTCGTGGCTGCTGGCACTGCTGTCTGTCAACAGTGACACCCTTCTCTTCCACTACCTCTTTGCCGCCTGCAATTGTGTCCAG GGCCCTTTCATCTTCCTCTCCTACGTGGTGCTTAGCAAGGAGGTCCGGAAAGCACTCAAGTTTGCCTGCAGCCGCAAACCCAGCCCTGACCCTGCTCTGACCACCAAGTCCACCCTGACCTCG TCCTACAACTGCCCCAGCCCCTATGCAGACGGGCGACTGTACCAGCCCTATGGAGACTCAGCTGGCTCCCTGCACAGTGCCAGCCGCTCAGGCAAGAGCCAGCCCAGCTACATCCCCTTCTTGCTGAG GGAAGAATCCACCCTGAACCCTGGTCAAGTTCCCCCAGGCATGGGGGACCCAGGAGGCCTCTTCCTGGAAGGTCAAGACCAACAGCACG ATCCTGACACGGACTCTGACAGTGACCTGTCCCTGGAAGATGACCAGAGTGGCTCCTATGCCTCTACTCACTCATCAGACAgcgaggaggaggaagaggaggaggaggaggccgccTTCCCTGGCGAGCAGGGCTGGGACAGCCTGCTGGGGCCTGGAGCGGAGAGACTGCCCCTGCACAGCACCCCCAAGG ATGGGGGCCCAGGGCCTGGGAAGGCCCCCTGGCCAGGAGACTTTGGAACCACAGCAAAGGAGAGCAGTGGCAGTGGGGCCCCCGAGGAACGGCCACGGGAAAATGGAGATGCCCTGTCTCGGGATGTGTCCTTGGGCTCCCTTCCGGGCTCTTCTGCCCAGCCTCACAAAG GCATCCTCAAGAAGAAGTGTCTTCCCACCATCAGTGAGAAGAGCAGCCTCCTGAGGCTTCCCCTGGAGCACGGCACGGGCTCTTCTCGGGGTTCTTCAGCCAGCGAAGGCAGCCGGGGTGGGCTCCCTCCCCGCCCACCTCCCCGGCAGAGTCTCCAGGAACAGCTGAACGGTGTAATGCCCATCGCCATGAGCATCAAGGCAGGCACGGTGGATGAGGACTCTTCAGGCTCCGA ATTTCTCTTCTTTAACTTCCTGCATTAA